A stretch of DNA from Alicyclobacillus acidocaldarius subsp. acidocaldarius Tc-4-1:
TATCCGAATGGGCTGCTGCAACTTATCGACGAGCGCCGAACACGCCTGGCGAGGCTTGTTATTGATGACCATGGTGCACGCCCCGCAGACCTCTTCCAGGCAGTTCATCTCCCAAGTGACCGGCGCGACCGGCTCGCCCTTCTTGTTCACGGGATTGCGCTGGATCTCCATCAAACAGGCGATGACATTCATGCCTGGGCGATACGGAACTTCAAACTCCTCCCAGTACGGCTCCGAATCCGGCCTGTCCTGACGCTCGATGATGAGATGCACCTTGCGACCCGAATCCGTCTGCGCCTGCTGCACGGCCTCCGCTGTTGTGCTCATTCCTTGGTCGCCTCCTTGCTCACCGCGTAGTTGCGCTTACGCGGCTTGATCAGCGAGACGTCGACGTCCTCGTACGAGATCTTCGGCCCGTCCGGCGTGTACTCGGCGATGGTCGTCTTCAGGAAATTCTCGTCGTCGCGCTCCGGGAACTCTGGCTTGTAGTGTGCGCCGCGGCTCTCGTTCCTCATCAGCGCTCCGATGGTAATGGCACGCGCCATGATGAGCATATTCTTCAGGTGGCGCGTGAACTGGGCGACCTGGTTCTCCCAGCGCGATGTGTCGGACATCTTGATCCGCTTCCAGCGCTCCTGAAGCTCCTGGATCTTGGCGTCCGTCTCCTTGAGCTTGTCGTTGTACCGCACGACGGTGACGTGATCCGTCATCCACTTGCCAAGCTCGCGGTGCAACTGGTACGGGTTCTCGTCGCCGTCGAGCTTGAGAATTTCCTCGAATTCCTGCTCGTATTTGCGGCGGTACTGCTCAAACAGCGACTCGGGCAGGCTATCCGCAGACTTACGCAGATTCTTTGCCCAGCGCACGGCGTTCGGGCCGGCGATCATCCCGCCGTAGATACAGGACACGAGCGAGTTGGCGCCAAGACGATTTGCACCATGGTATTGATAATCCGCCTCGCCTGCGGCAAACAGGCCCGGGATGTTGGTCATCTGGTCGTAGTCGACCCACAGCCCGCCCATGGAATAGTGCACAGCCGGGAAGATCTTCATCGGGACCTTGCGCGGGTCGTCGCCGACGAATTTCTCGTAGATATCGAGAATGTTGCCCAGCTTCCGATCCAGCACGTCCGCCGGGATGTGGGTCAGGTCGAGATAGACCATGTTTTGCCCGTCGACGCCAAGCCCCATCTCCACGCAGACCTTGTGAATGGCGCGCGTCGCGATGTCGCGAGGCACCAGGTTCCCGTATTCGGGATACCATTCCTCCAGGAAATACCACGGCTTGCCATCCTTGTACGTCCAGACGCGGCCGCCCTCTCCGCGGGCGGACTCGGACATGAGCCGCAGCTTGTCGTCCCCCGGAATAGCCGTTGGATGAACCTGGATCATCTCCGGATTCGCGTACTTGACGCCCTGCTGATACAGCTCGGACGCCGCGGAGCCCGTGTTGATCATCGAGTTGGTGCTTTTGCCGAAAATGAGTCCGTTGCCCCCGGTGCACATGACCACCGCATCGGCGCGGAAGTAGTGGATCTCCATGGACCGAAGATCCTGCGCGACAATGCCGCGACAGATCTGCTCGTCGTCGATCACGGCGCCGAGGAAGTCCCAGCCCTCGTATTTCTCGACCAGGCCTGCCACTTCATACCGGCGAACCTGTTCGTCCAACGCGTAGAGCAGTTGTTGCCCTGTCGAAGCGCCCGCGAATGCGGTGCGGTGATGCTTGGTGCCGCCAAACCGGCGGAAATCCAGAAGTCCCTCCGGCGTGCGATTGAACATGACACCCATGCGGTCCATCAAATAGATGATGGCCGGCGCCGCCTCGCACATGCCCAAAACCGGAGGCTGGTTGGCCAGAAAGTCGCCACCGTAGATGGTGTCGTCAAAGTGCTCCCACGGCGAGTCACCCTCGCCCTTTGTGTTCACGGCGCCGTTGATGCCGCCTTGAGCACACACGGAATGGGAACGTTTTACAGGGACTAAGGAGAACAGTTTCACCGGCACGCCAGCTTCCGCCACCTTGATGGTGGTCATGAGACCGGCCAGGCCGCCTCCCACGACAATGATGCTCGTGTTTGCCACGTCAATTCCCTCCCATGCTCGCGTAAGCACCTTGCGAGAGGTCCATGTGCACCTCAGACGTTCATCCGGAACGCAATCAGCGACGCCACACCAACCGCCGCCAACACGACAAAGATGATCATGGTCACCCACGCGGTGATGCGCTGCGCCCGGCGCCCGACCGTGATGCCCCAGTGAATGGCGAACGACCACAGTCCGTTCGAGAAGTGGAACGTCGCCGCGATCACGCCCACGATCATGAACGCGAAGTACGCATTGTTGGTGACGAGCTCGTGCACCATGTCAAACGACGGCGCATTGCCGGAAAACCGCGTCGTCCACAGGTGGAAAATAATGAAAACAAAAGTGATGATGCCCGTCACCCGCTGCAACACGAACATCACGTTGCGGCTGAACGAGTACCGGTTCGCGTTGTAGCCAGACACGAACGCCACGTATAGCCCAAACACACCGTGATACGTGATGGGCAGGAAAATGAACACGAACTCAATGACGTGCAGGAGCGGAAGCGATTGAATCGCTTGCACGGCTTCGTTGAAAGCTGCCGCACCGCCCAGAGCCGTCGCGTTCGTGAACAAGTGTTCCAGCAGGAACAGTCCCACCGGAATCACGCCCGAAAGCGTGTGGAGCCGCCGCCAGAAAAACTCCCGGTTGTGCTGGGCTGCTTGGGCCACTGCCACTTGGGTTCCTCCCTTCAATCCCCCAAAAAGAGAAGCGATATGTACGCGCGGCGGGATCGCCGTGCAAGTGCAAAACACCGCAGGCCAGCGCGACACGCCGCCACCGTTTGGCACCTTCTAAATTGTAATGATTGGCCATCGTAGAATCAAGAAAACGGTGCCTCGGACGAAATTCCCATCTCGACCTTCTCCCGAGCGACAAGCTCTTCCCGGACCCTGGCCACGATCTCCCGCGCGAGTTTGTCGCCAATCCCGAGACCGCGAAAGTCCTCCGGCTGCGCCGACGCGATGGCCTTCAGGCTGCCAAACCGGCGGAGAATGGCCTTCTTCCGCTCCGGTCCCACGCCACGAATCTCGTCCAGGACGGATTGAAATCCGCTCTTGCTGCGCCTCGACCGGTGGAACTCCACCGCGAACCGATGCACCTCATCCTGGATGCGCTCGAGCAGGTAGAACGCAGGACTGTGTCGTTCGATGCGCACAGGCTCTTCCTCGTCCATGAAGAAGAGCTGGCTCGTGCGATGGCGCTCGTCCTTCGCCAGGCCGCAGACGGGAATATCGAGCCCAAGCTCGCCCTCGAGGACGGACAACGCCGCGCGCAATTGACCCTTCCCGCCGTCAATCACGACGAGATCGGGCAGCGGCTTATGCTCCCGGACGAGCCGGCTGTACCGCCGTCTCACCACTTCCCGAATCGCTTCGTAGTCGTCTGGCCCTTGGGTGGATCGGATCTTGTACTTGCGGTACTCCGACTTGGCGGGCTTGCCGTCGATGAACACGACCATCGCCGACACCGCGTCGACGCCCTGGAAATTGGAATTGTCGAACGCCTCAATCCGCCGGGGAGGCTGGATCGCGAGCACCTGGCCCAATTCCATCACCGCGCCCAGCGTGCGGTCCAGGTTGCGGTCCATCAGCTGGATTTTCTCCGCCAGCGCCTGGCGCGCATTGTCACAGGCGAGATCGACCAGATCCCGCTTGGGCCCGCGCTTCGGCTGCAACACCTTCGCATCGACGACCATCGCAAGGGCTTCGCTCGGCACGCCCTCGGGCAAGAGGATTTCCTTCGGAAGATCCACCCGCTCGTGGTAGAACTGCTCCACGAACGACATGAAGTCGGTCAGTGGATCGTCGAAGTGCGGCGCGATCTGCACCTGCCGCTCGACGAGCTTCCCGTTCCTTACAAAAAACACCTGGACACTGAGCAGCCCGCGGTCTTCGGCGAAGCCGAACACGTCTCGGTCGATCCCGTCCGTCCACGTCACCTTCTGCTCCTGCATGACCTGCTCGATGTGGCGAATCAGATCGCGAAGTTCCGCGGCCCGCTCAAATTCGAGCGACTCCGCCGCCGCTTGCATCTTCTGCTCGAGTTCGCGCACGACATCCTGGTGCCCGCCGTTCAAAAAATGGCTGATTTCCTTCGCCATCGCTTCGTACGTGGCTTCATCCACGTCATACACGCACGGCGCGAGGCACTGGTGGATGTGATAGTACAGGCAGACTTGCTTCTTGAGCGTCTTGCACTTGCGCAGCGGATACAGCCGATCCAACAAGCGCTTCGTGGCCTGCGCCGACGTGGCGTTGGGGTAAGGCCCGAAGTACTTCGCGCCGTCCCGCTTCACCTGGCGCACAATCTGCAGCCTCGGATGCCTTTCCCTGGTTAGCTTGATGTACGGGTACGACTTGTCGTCCCGCAGCATGATGTTGTAAGGCGGCTGGTGCTGCTTAATCAGGTTGCATTCGAGCAAAAGCGCCTCCGCGACGGTGTCCGTCACGATGTACTCAAAGTCGCGGATCTGCGAGACCAACACCTGTGTTTTCGTGTCATGCGACCCCGTGAAGTACGAACGCACGCGATTCCGCAGCACCTTGGCCTTGCCCACGTAAAGAATTTGACCGCTCTCGCCCTTCATGAGGTAGACGCCGGGCCGCTGCGGCAACAGATCCAGCTTGTCTCGGATGACCTGGTTCACCGCCTCACCTCCTCAATCGGCTCGCGCCACCACAAGATAAGTGCGTCCTCCCGCGCGCTCGACGTAGTCCACGTAGCCACCGTCCGCGCCCCAGGCAGACACGGGCACCTCCAGGCGAAACGACGGCTGGCGGCTCCCTGGTGCGTGCAGGGCGCACATCGCGAGCGTCTGTCCTTCCGGCGAGGACACCGGGGCGACCGCGTACAACACGCCGCTTTCACCTTGGACGACGGCGCCATCCGTCGCAGCAGGCACGCCAGCGTAGACCGTCGATTGCCCCGTTGGCGCCACGCACACCCACATGCCCGCCGCCACTGGAGCCGCCGAGGTTCCCTGATACACAAAGCCCGCGGGCGTGACGTGTGGATTGCGGACCACCCCACTCACGTCGATACGGGCGGATGGGCCAAGCGACGCCGAGCCCCCGCGTGCGACAATGGGCGCGAGATGGACGGGAGATACCGCCGTAACCCCTTCTTGCCCTGATACGGATTGCCACGCAATGCCGCCTGGCCCCGTCGCGATCACGACCTCGCCGCCGTCGCCCACGTTCAGCGTGGTCAGCCGCGACGGCGATCCGCCTGCAAACGGGACAGCGTACACGTCCACCCTCGACGCCGCGCCATGAATGCGATTCTCCGTCCAATTCACCGTAACCACAGCCCAGGCGCCCGCCGACGAGAGCGACCAGGAGCGAAACAGCCAGGCACCTCCAGTCCCCGGTGAAGGGGGCGAAAGGGTGACCTTGCACGTCCAACGCGGGTTAGCCAACAGGCTAAGCCCATGGAGCGCATAAGCGCTCAAGTGAATTTCATCTCCTTGGGTGCCGAGCGACAGACTGCCCGTCACCAGCTCCCCATCGCCGAAGGTTAGATGGCCGAGATCGACCGGCTGACGCGTGATGTCCAACACGGCCTGCACTTGCACAGGGAGGTCGGCGCCCGCGACGGGCTCTGGCGACGCTCGGTGGACGCTTGAAGGCTGCCCCACTCCCGACGACCGCTCTCCCCACCAGCCGTACCCTACGAGGGCGAATCCGAGCAGGACGAGCATGCCGGCGGACGCGCGCGCCACCCGAGAGCCCGAGCGACGCGCGTCGGCCTCTTCGTACGCGATTTGGGCGCGCAACCGCTGCAGCGCTCGGTTCCGGAGCGCCAGTGGGAGATCGCGAAGAACCGCCTCTGGCAACCCCGTTTCCTCGAGTTCCTCCCCTCCGTCTCTCACCTCGAGCGTGTCGGCGGTCGCCTCGCTCGGCTCGTCCTCCGCTGGGGACGAAATCCCGAGGGATGTCAGCGTCTTCTCCACCCGTTCGCGAAGGCGCGCCAGGTCTGCTCGGCGGCCGATTCGCATCCACACGGCGAGCATGAGGTCCACGAAGGCGTCTTCGGCCTCAGGCGTCTCCCCCATCCGCTCCACGACGGCACGCCACACAGCGGGACCGAACCGGTCCACCAGAACATGAGCCATTCGCCGGCGCTCCGCACCCGACCTACGTGCTCTCATGGATCACGCTTCCCCGTTCTCTCCAGGATGGATAGTCTCATCATAGCCCACGAAAGCCGGAAAGGACAGCGACCCCCGCCGCGCGTGGTGTTGAGCAGAAACAAAACGAAAGACCCCCTGCCGTAGCAGGAGGCCTTTCTGGAATGGGTCATGAAGGACTCGAACCTTCAACCACCCGATTAAGAGTCGGATGCTCTACCAATTGAGCTAATGACCCGTGGTGACCCTAAGGGGATTCGAACCCCTATTACCGCCGTGAGAGGGCGGCGTCCTGAGCCATTAGACGATAGGGCCAACTGGCTGCCGAACTAGGACTCGAACCTAGACTAACTGATCCAGAGTCAGTCGTGCTACCATTACACCATTCGGCATCGTAGCCTTACCTGACGCCCTACCGCTCTTCCGGGCGGCTCAGCCGGTTGCGTAATTCAATATACATGCTTCCTCGTGCCGTGTCAATAGCTGCTCGTCAATTTTTTTGTCGATCCGTACCGCCTGCGCGAACGGCGGCCGGCGGGCGATCCCGCCGGCTTTCGCCTCACCCCGTGACCACCTCGCCAGCCTCGATGCGATCGGCCGTTTCCCGCAAACGGCGCACGGCTTCGTCGCGTCCGATGAGGGCGATGACATCAAACAGGCCGGGTCCCACCGTCAAACCCGTGATGGCCAAACGCACGGGGTGAATGAGTTCGCCCGATTTCACGCCCATGTCTTCAATCCACTGCCGGAACTCGCGCTCGACGACGGGCGCCAGAAACGGTGCCACCTCTGTCAGGCGATCCGCCACGGTCCTTAGCCTACTCGCGGTCTCCGGATGCGCGAAGTGCTTGCGAACCCCCTTTTCGTCGTACGCGCGGACCGGTTCAAAGTACGGTTGCAGCCCGTCGACCAACTCCTGAAGGTTGCGGCTGCGCGTCTGCACGAAGGCAATCACGGTGCGGATCCACATCAGGACTTCCCGACGACACTCGTCTGCCGCCACATAGCCGCGCTCCACCAACTGCGACCACGCCTCATCCATGACAGCCTCAGGGGACTGCTGCCGAAAATAGTGGGCGTTGAGCCACTCCAGCTTCTTGACGTCATAAATAGCAGCGTGCTTGGCCACCTTCTCCAGGTCAAAGAGCTGAATGGCCGTTTCCCGGTCCACAATTTCCCGATCATCCCCCGGGGAGAAGCCCAGAAGCAACAGATAGTTCACGAGCGCCTCAGGAAGGATGCCCATGTCCCGATACTCACTCACACTCGTGGCCCCATGGCGCTTGGACAGTTTGCTGCGATCCGGCGCGAGGATCATGGGCACATGCGCAAACGCCGGCGGCTCTGCGCCGAGCGCCTCGAACAGCACGATGTGACGGGGCGTGTTGGACAAGTGCTCCTCCGCCCGGATGACGTGTGAAATTTTCATCTCCACGTCGTCGACGCAAGACGCGAAGTGGTACGTCGGCGTATCGTCCGCCTTCCAGATGATGAAGTCGTCGATCTCACTGTTCGCGAACGCCACGTCCCCGCGGATCAAGTCGTGAACAACGGTCTCGCCCTCCACGCGGCTGCGGATCCGGTACACGTGAGGCTCACCTGCCGCGATCCGGCGAGATCGCTCTTCAGGAGACAACTGGCGGCAGCGGCCTACGTAGCGAGGTGGCTTCCCCTCTCGTTGTGCGGCCTCGCGGTCCCGAGCGAGTTCTTCGGGCGTACAGAAGCACGGGTACGCCTTGTCCTCAGCCAGGAGCCGGTCCAAGTGGCGGCGGTAAATATGCATGCGCTCCGATTGGCGATAGGGGCCGTAGGGCCCTCCCACGTCTGGACCTTCGTCCCATAGGATGCCGAGCCAGCGCAATCCCTCTAAGATCTGCTGATACGAAGCTTCCGTCGAACGGGCGCGATCCGTATCGTCGATTCGAAGGACGAACTTTCCTCCGTGCTTTCGCGCAAACAACCAGTTGAAGTACGCCGTGCGCGCGCCCCCGATGTGAAGAGCCCCCGTAGGGCTCGGCGCAAAGCGAACACGAACTTCTTGAGCCATGCCCCAACCTCCTGTCAAATTGCCCGCGGATATCCGCCGCGCCTGTGCGCACACTAGGCGCGAGGTGAACCGTGATGAAGGATGCGAACCGCCATTCCAAGACGCCCGCCATTTCGAGCTCCAACTCCGGCGCGTACGATCCCGGCCCCGTTGATCAAGGGGAGACCGATTACCCGACGGCCGACGTCGCTGCCGCACAAGCCGCCACCTACGATCTCGCCGTCGAGGAGTTCCCGGAGGGCCCCTATGGCGCCGCGACCGACGAGCGGTGCCTCGGGAAGACGTCCCCGTGGCTGCCCGGCCAGATGGTGAGCGGCCGCTTTCGCGACACCAATATGATCACGTCGGATCGGCATACTGCGCCGTACGAGCAGGACGGCGATGACACGTATGAGGATCGATCCTAAACGCGCGCACGGCCGGATGGCAACTTCCAACGTTGCCCCGGCCGCGCGATGGCGCCATGTTGGCCTCAATGCGTTTGGCCGACCACCTCGAGCAGCGCGGCGATGCACATTTCGTTTTCTTCCGGCGTGCCAAAGGTGATACGCACATACGATTCCAATCCGCGGAACCCGGTTCTCACCAGGATGGCCCGCCGCATCAGCGCCTCAAACACCGCCGCGCCATCGCCGACTTCCACCAGGCAAAAGTTTGCCTCGCTCGGCACCACGCGGATCCCATGTTCGGCAAGCCGCCTGTATTGAAACCTCGCTTGAGAAGCAAGCGCCTGCGATCGCCGGACGTGATCGACATCCTCAAGCGCGGCGATAGCGCCGATTTGGGCCACGCGATTCACGTTGAAAGGCTCTCGCACGCGGTGAATGAACTGAATCACATTCGCGTTCGCCACCAGATACCCTACGCGCAATCCAGCCAACCCATACAGCTTTGAAAACGTGAACAGAAACCCCACGTTCCCGCGTTCGAGCTCCTCCGGGCGAAGCTGCAGGCGTTCTTCATCCAAGGCGTAATTGTCGTACGCCATGTCGACCACGACAAACACGTCGTCGGGGATGCGCGCCATGAGAGCCTCAAACTCACCGCGCTTCAGCACGGTCCCGGTTGGATTGTTGGGTGTGCACAAATACACGATCTTCGTCCGCGGCGTGACGGCCTCCGCCATGGCATCGACGTCATATGTAAAGTCCGGCTTCAGCGGCACGGGCCGCACACGGGCGTCCATCACCTGTGCGCCGAATCCGTACTGAGAGAACGACGGATGCGGCACGACGATCTCGTCGCCTGGCTCGAGAAACGTCTCAGAGATGAGCTTGATGATGTCATCGGATCCGTTGCCCACCAGCACTTGATCCGGAGAAATTCCGTGATGACGAGCGACGGCCTCGCGCACCAGATCACTCGCGCCATCCGGATACAAGTGAAGCCGCGGCAGCTCCTTGCGAATGGCCTCGATGGCGAGCGGCGAAGGGCCAAGTGCGTTTTCGTTTGAATTGAGCTTGATGATTCGCCGGTTCCCCAGTTCTCGGCGCAGTTTCTCGTCGCTCAGACCGGGTTTGTAAGGCTCAATGGCGGCCAGGTTTCCCCGCACCCTGCTCGTGACGTCGGACATCCCGCGCACCTCCCACGTGTCATGCTCTTCATTGTACAGGATATCGGCCTAGGCCGTCACTGCTCACGCGCCAACGGGCGGCGGAGGGGGCTTGGGCCCCTCCGAACGGTCAGGGCCTTCCGCATCCACACGCGCTTGCGCCGCAGGCATCTTTCCCTTTCCGTCGGTTTCCACCCCTCGCGTCTCGCCGAGTCCTGCGGACAACGCGAACCGCCAAGCAGATTCCACGCTCAGATCGACCGGCTTGACGCGATCCCGCGGGACAAGGACCGTCACGCCTGCAAATTGAAACGCATTCGGCAGGTACACAGCCACCATTCGCCCCTGCGGATCGAGTGCCTCGGGAAGCGTTTCGGACGTGATGAAGCCAAGCACCTGGGCGCGTTCGTCCGGCCACATCACGAGCACAGGAGTTTGGAACGCTGTTCGCCGCCGGAACAAGTTCTCGATGAGCTCCTTGACCGTGGTGTACACGGTGCGCACGACCGGGATGTGCGTAAAGAGGCGATCCGCCCATTGCAACACGATCCGGCTGACGTATGCGCGCGACAACA
This window harbors:
- a CDS encoding RNA polymerase sigma factor, which gives rise to MAHVLVDRFGPAVWRAVVERMGETPEAEDAFVDLMLAVWMRIGRRADLARLRERVEKTLTSLGISSPAEDEPSEATADTLEVRDGGEELEETGLPEAVLRDLPLALRNRALQRLRAQIAYEEADARRSGSRVARASAGMLVLLGFALVGYGWWGERSSGVGQPSSVHRASPEPVAGADLPVQVQAVLDITRQPVDLGHLTFGDGELVTGSLSLGTQGDEIHLSAYALHGLSLLANPRWTCKVTLSPPSPGTGGAWLFRSWSLSSAGAWAVVTVNWTENRIHGAASRVDVYAVPFAGGSPSRLTTLNVGDGGEVVIATGPGGIAWQSVSGQEGVTAVSPVHLAPIVARGGSASLGPSARIDVSGVVRNPHVTPAGFVYQGTSAAPVAAGMWVCVAPTGQSTVYAGVPAATDGAVVQGESGVLYAVAPVSSPEGQTLAMCALHAPGSRQPSFRLEVPVSAWGADGGYVDYVERAGGRTYLVVARAD
- a CDS encoding DUF502 domain-containing protein — encoded protein: MNWVKEILRKLAQYLGIGLATILPFALAIWVVVFVVNQVDGLVSWYIPWVYLHIPGLGFLIVLAALFVIGLLSRAYVSRIVLQWADRLFTHIPVVRTVYTTVKELIENLFRRRTAFQTPVLVMWPDERAQVLGFITSETLPEALDPQGRMVAVYLPNAFQFAGVTVLVPRDRVKPVDLSVESAWRFALSAGLGETRGVETDGKGKMPAAQARVDAEGPDRSEGPKPPPPPVGA
- the hisC gene encoding histidinol-phosphate transaminase, with translation MSDVTSRVRGNLAAIEPYKPGLSDEKLRRELGNRRIIKLNSNENALGPSPLAIEAIRKELPRLHLYPDGASDLVREAVARHHGISPDQVLVGNGSDDIIKLISETFLEPGDEIVVPHPSFSQYGFGAQVMDARVRPVPLKPDFTYDVDAMAEAVTPRTKIVYLCTPNNPTGTVLKRGEFEALMARIPDDVFVVVDMAYDNYALDEERLQLRPEELERGNVGFLFTFSKLYGLAGLRVGYLVANANVIQFIHRVREPFNVNRVAQIGAIAALEDVDHVRRSQALASQARFQYRRLAEHGIRVVPSEANFCLVEVGDGAAVFEALMRRAILVRTGFRGLESYVRITFGTPEENEMCIAALLEVVGQTH
- the sdhA gene encoding succinate dehydrogenase flavoprotein subunit, translating into MTTIKVAEAGVPVKLFSLVPVKRSHSVCAQGGINGAVNTKGEGDSPWEHFDDTIYGGDFLANQPPVLGMCEAAPAIIYLMDRMGVMFNRTPEGLLDFRRFGGTKHHRTAFAGASTGQQLLYALDEQVRRYEVAGLVEKYEGWDFLGAVIDDEQICRGIVAQDLRSMEIHYFRADAVVMCTGGNGLIFGKSTNSMINTGSAASELYQQGVKYANPEMIQVHPTAIPGDDKLRLMSESARGEGGRVWTYKDGKPWYFLEEWYPEYGNLVPRDIATRAIHKVCVEMGLGVDGQNMVYLDLTHIPADVLDRKLGNILDIYEKFVGDDPRKVPMKIFPAVHYSMGGLWVDYDQMTNIPGLFAAGEADYQYHGANRLGANSLVSCIYGGMIAGPNAVRWAKNLRKSADSLPESLFEQYRRKYEQEFEEILKLDGDENPYQLHRELGKWMTDHVTVVRYNDKLKETDAKIQELQERWKRIKMSDTSRWENQVAQFTRHLKNMLIMARAITIGALMRNESRGAHYKPEFPERDDENFLKTTIAEYTPDGPKISYEDVDVSLIKPRKRNYAVSKEATKE
- a CDS encoding succinate dehydrogenase cytochrome b558 subunit, whose amino-acid sequence is MAVAQAAQHNREFFWRRLHTLSGVIPVGLFLLEHLFTNATALGGAAAFNEAVQAIQSLPLLHVIEFVFIFLPITYHGVFGLYVAFVSGYNANRYSFSRNVMFVLQRVTGIITFVFIIFHLWTTRFSGNAPSFDMVHELVTNNAYFAFMIVGVIAATFHFSNGLWSFAIHWGITVGRRAQRITAWVTMIIFVVLAAVGVASLIAFRMNV
- the gltX gene encoding glutamate--tRNA ligase, which produces MAQEVRVRFAPSPTGALHIGGARTAYFNWLFARKHGGKFVLRIDDTDRARSTEASYQQILEGLRWLGILWDEGPDVGGPYGPYRQSERMHIYRRHLDRLLAEDKAYPCFCTPEELARDREAAQREGKPPRYVGRCRQLSPEERSRRIAAGEPHVYRIRSRVEGETVVHDLIRGDVAFANSEIDDFIIWKADDTPTYHFASCVDDVEMKISHVIRAEEHLSNTPRHIVLFEALGAEPPAFAHVPMILAPDRSKLSKRHGATSVSEYRDMGILPEALVNYLLLLGFSPGDDREIVDRETAIQLFDLEKVAKHAAIYDVKKLEWLNAHYFRQQSPEAVMDEAWSQLVERGYVAADECRREVLMWIRTVIAFVQTRSRNLQELVDGLQPYFEPVRAYDEKGVRKHFAHPETASRLRTVADRLTEVAPFLAPVVEREFRQWIEDMGVKSGELIHPVRLAITGLTVGPGLFDVIALIGRDEAVRRLRETADRIEAGEVVTG
- the uvrC gene encoding excinuclease ABC subunit UvrC; this encodes MNQVIRDKLDLLPQRPGVYLMKGESGQILYVGKAKVLRNRVRSYFTGSHDTKTQVLVSQIRDFEYIVTDTVAEALLLECNLIKQHQPPYNIMLRDDKSYPYIKLTRERHPRLQIVRQVKRDGAKYFGPYPNATSAQATKRLLDRLYPLRKCKTLKKQVCLYYHIHQCLAPCVYDVDEATYEAMAKEISHFLNGGHQDVVRELEQKMQAAAESLEFERAAELRDLIRHIEQVMQEQKVTWTDGIDRDVFGFAEDRGLLSVQVFFVRNGKLVERQVQIAPHFDDPLTDFMSFVEQFYHERVDLPKEILLPEGVPSEALAMVVDAKVLQPKRGPKRDLVDLACDNARQALAEKIQLMDRNLDRTLGAVMELGQVLAIQPPRRIEAFDNSNFQGVDAVSAMVVFIDGKPAKSEYRKYKIRSTQGPDDYEAIREVVRRRYSRLVREHKPLPDLVVIDGGKGQLRAALSVLEGELGLDIPVCGLAKDERHRTSQLFFMDEEEPVRIERHSPAFYLLERIQDEVHRFAVEFHRSRRSKSGFQSVLDEIRGVGPERKKAILRRFGSLKAIASAQPEDFRGLGIGDKLAREIVARVREELVAREKVEMGISSEAPFS